The Anguilla anguilla isolate fAngAng1 chromosome 2, fAngAng1.pri, whole genome shotgun sequence genome contains the following window.
tcgtaaataaacgtggactatttgaacatcttctcccggTGTCTCTTTCCTGTGCCGGAGcggccccacgttgggcgccactgtggcaaacacgcctgccacaggccaccgaagtggctttccaaggggccctccagcacagagacacagggagaagaagTTCAAATAGTTCAGAGAAGCACTGAATAACACTTCAGCTAGCTGTgtttgcacactgcagtcacGGCTGCCTGACGGTGTGGGGACAGTCTAACTGACCCCATaagacatttagcagattcgAGTAACTTTAACAGCTTTTTCATTATAtagtgtccatttatacagctggatgtattgtgaagcaattcagattaagtaccATGCAGTGTCCTTTCAGGGAAATTGAACCAGCAACCTTGAGCCCAGTTCCctcaccattatactacacagctGTCCTGATCACAGCCAATGATCCTGTTACATACTCCACCGAAACTCTGAGGAGCACTCAGGAGTTCCACCCCTCCCAAAATCACCCACTGAGAGCTCCAcaaagctccgcccccttaccTGAGAGGGAGTGTCCCTCACCGTCCCCTACATCTGCATGCCCAGAGGGCGGATCCTCCGAAAGGCCAGTGAATAATCTTCTCAGAAGCTGGCAGTCAGCCTGAGGTGATCTGGAGTCGcaggctcacctgtgcaggtgaccCCAGCATGGCTCTGGTGTGGGCAGCGGCTGTGCTAGTGCACAGTGTGTGGGCAGTCCCACAGGTGCATCTCAGTGCCCCTGCAGTTCACCTCAGAGCACCCGCCTTCACCCCCCACCAGCCGGAGGGGCCAGTGACCTAGAGCAGGAGACACAGATGAGCTGAGCAGCCTCATTACCTTTaccatctcctacagacacatctccactaacactatgatTGACCTCATTATGTTTAGCacctcctacagacacatctccattaacactatgactaacctcattacgtttagcatctcctacagacacatctccattaacactatgactgacctcattgcGTTTAGCATCTCCTAGACACATATCCACTAACATTATGACTGACCTCGCCTAATGCTTTCTGCTTTGCCAAGCCAGAGTGTATTTGTGGCTGTAAGCTCTCTGATTTTCTGCTGAGGAACATGACAGTTTGGTTTGTGGAACTTGGTCATCCTTGTCCGCTTTGATGTGgagagaaattaataaataaatgaactacaaataaacaaacaaaaaaaccacaaagaTAGAGACAGGTTCATGCCATATCATACACAAACTGCACTACTTAGAGCTTGAAAAACATCTCATTCATGgggttacacaaaaactttttaaaatttcacaataGTCCATAATTTTGCCAAtttaatgttacaaaaaaaaataagttgacTTACATATTCACAGGTTTAGGGTAAATTAActtaattaatgaatttatcTACATAAATGAgccagttacattacattacagttctACTTCGAGGTTTAATTCTATTGTTTCTAACAGGCATACTAAAGTAGGAGTAAGGAGACTTTTATGCTACTGTTCCCAATAGGAGTGATACTGTGTTTGTAATCATGAGGTTTATTATACTGGTCCTAACAGGAGTATAAAGTCTGCAGTAGAGTGaggtttacctgtgcaggtaagtGAAGCCACGCAGGTATTCTCACCCCAAGGCTTTGATGGGCACTGCCACAGAGTGGAGTCATGTGGGCGACATCTGAAATGATCTAGCCAGTTTGGAGCTGATTCCAGTCTTGACTGTGTTTTAGACACAAATGTGCTCTTCCCACAGTTCAGCTCCTGACATATGAGAGTAGCCGTGTCTGTAGTCATTTGATTGAAGCACACGTTGCCCCAGGTGCCATTGTAGAAAACTTCCAAATTCCCAGAACAGCCCTCGGTCAGTCTCATCTCCTTGAATTCTACAACAACAATGTTAGAAATCTCGTAGGGAcaaaattgttaaaaatgaacataacctTAAAATCTTGTTCCAGAAATTACAGAGGATAGAAAGGTAAATGTATCAGATGCAGGTAAAAGTCAGGATGAAAACCTGTATGTTCTGTTGGCCACTGTTCTCCTCATTACTATGAACACCTGAATTTCCTGCCCAATCAGGTGTCATGTGTTCACACCAAATTAGTGTCAGTGTAAaagcagacagagaaagagactgcTTAGAGAATGGCTGCTTAAAGAAGGAGCTcttaaaaatatcaaacaaataTAGTGTTTAGATAGTgtttaacaaaatacatataatcgataaaaagcagaattaaagaaaagaagaacaCGGAAGGAGGGAatatgagaaaaaacaaaagaagaaaaagaaataaattaaatacggACATAACAAGGGAAGACACAAAGCTAGGAGAAAGCTAGGAGCAAAGCTAAGCTATAAGGGAGAAACTGTATAAATTAGTCATAAATTAGAACATTTGGATGactatatacatatttttaattaaaaataatatagtaCCAATACAGTAATAAATCTGATAGCTTTAGCACAGCTCAATAGATTTAACAGAGGTGGTTAAGAAGCTAACCCAAGACTAGAAGTGTGGCAGTCAAAGTcggactgaaattgcttcacTTATATTTTGTAGGCCTACTACCCTTGGTGGTAAAATAGGCAGTGTCAGATGTATTATCAGatcatttacaatttattattttttgttttgaattatagaaattggtgttttaaaaatcattgcgccacctactgtgctttttttccacatttttaaaattgccgCTTCTTGATGTCAGGAAGCggtctcatttgcatgcagcctATCACAGCGTGTATTTGCTTATGATTGACATTGAGGGCTCGGCTGCATTTGCCACTGTCAAGTCTGGCAAACATGGCACTTTGCAAGCGGCACTGTTGTGTTGAAGGATGCACAAATACTGACTCACTACACGCAATCCCGaaggacacaaatgtaaaaaacaagtgTGTAGAATTTTTATCAGGTTCATTAGTGTCAAACAACACAAGAATCTGCAGTCTGCATTCTAAACAAGACGACTTCTTAAATTGGGCGCAAAAACAGAGTGGATTTTGCAAAGAACTGCGACTGAACCCTGGAGCAGTCCCCACTGTAGTTGTAGTGTGATTGTCTCTGCGTTGTTTTCTTGTAAAGATGACACGACAACTGCTGCACGGGATCTGCATTTATTGCAGTACAGAGCGATACAAAGATTGttggaaacaggaaacaggttTGCTTGCAATGGCATGATAAACGGATATTGTTGGCAACAGGCTCGCTCGCACCTGTGCCTGTTAAAATATCCAAACCGTCTTTTAATGTAGGTATGTAAAGCacatgtcagtcagtcagtcagaacctttatttaaattctcggaggtacaatGTACTTTTCCTATGCggtacaaaataaaagaaaatatatattattctgaGAATGGCATGGTATTATCACTTCGGCCAAGGCTGTAGTTGACTAGCACCATAGTAACTTTATCAAATTGTGATATGTccaaaagtatacatttttatctttaacaaaaaaaaaaacattttaaaaccatttaaaaacaattttgcaatggtatagaatataaataatgatgcagtatttcaaatttcagtccGACTTATCTACTTctcttcttatttttatgtacagcacattgagctGCATcacttgtatgaaatgtgctctataaataaaatttgattgattgattgattgactttAACATTATTCCTCAAGGCCCATGGCCTAAGCGACACAAACGACTGTTAACCACTGGTTGTATGACAGCCAAAAGAATTATTGCACAGCATTGAAAAATGCTGATCTGTGGTTGCGGCCCCTTTTGGACTGGTTGGTAATGGAAAGGTGCACCTCAAACCTTGCTGACTTGTATGAGGAGGAACATTCCGAAAGGTGGCCGAACTGACCATGAAAATGCCAATGTTCCCTAGATTTGACTCCGGAACACCCAACATAATTTGACCTATGAAATTGTGATCCCAGATTTCACCCTTGTAACACCTCTGTCATTCatatattgatatattatttactatttttattttattttaattttcctttaattgatttctgtgtatgtatgtctgtgtgtatgtttactctttgaaaataatataaaattcaaattaaaaaaaaaaaagtgtgcttaGCAGTAGCTTCTGTTTAGATGGTTATTGAACAAAAGGTGAATTCACACCATGTGACagttggctgtgtgtgggaaggACATTGTGGTGACTGGAGCTACTCACATCACTGGTTAAAGATCACATGTCTCTCTGAAGATAGAGCTTAGCCTAGCAGTATCTAAATGTGAGGAAGAAAATGCTGGCTCTCTGACATGCTGATATGTTGTTGCCAGCACCTACTTTTTGCTAAGAGCTGCAAATGAGTAACTCCAGCTAGAGTCAGAGGCAGGAATAAAACCTAAATACCATATTCGGTAATTGGCGTCTTCTATTGGTCAAGTATGAGAAAATAACTCAAACGACTCAAAAACTCGAAAGTTCAATTCATTCTGTGGTAACCAGAAGAATTCAGCCCATAAAGGCTGGACACAGTATGATTTCTGAGCATGTCGCTAATTAGGAATGCCTAGCATGGCCGAATTTGATGGCAAAAACTTCATATATTTCTGCTCATATGCAATCTGAAATCAAAATGTTCTTTGGATAGTAGTACTTTGCATTTTACGtttttggaattattttcatgaataatttttttttttttttaaatccacgaataaaaaaaaaatccattatgtCACATAAACCAATGTTTCTCAGCCTGGGTCATGGgaatgcactgtgcatgctggttgTTCTTCCAATTATCACAACAAGCTCAGTTTTctaatgagctgctaattgttcttaattagaacAATGTTTCATCTATTGAAAGCtgatttaccctcttaaagCCACAATCAGTTGGGCCCCATTTGCAGAGAATGTGGAAAACCATCTGTGTAAAATAGAGGTTACTGATAGCAAATGGCAAGCCACCTCTGCATTAAGTAAAACCACACAATGATGTagaacataaacacattttaacctCGATTGATCAggctttaacaaaaaaaaacctgcatacacagtgggttgccaggaccagggttgagaaacgcTGATATAACCCACTGCCTACTGAcctgacgtcatctctctcATCCTTCAAAGCACTCCCCTCCCCatggggctgtgggtgtgaaTGCACAGAGAAGTCTGAGGCAATTATGATAAACATAATGGTGGTATAAGGAAATCTGAAATCATCCAACAGCTGGAAAGACTAATATTTTATGATTGGTATTTCAATGCACACAATTTACATGCCACccaataatgttaaatattttatattttaagacAATATTATTGAGGATCTTGCTGATGATAATGATTACGATGCTAAATATGAATTTTACATATTGAAGGGCTGAGAGGCATAAAGGCCTAGTTATGTGCACATTCATtgtataaaattatttcataaacAATTCATatacaatttagaaaaataacaaagatcCTCAACTGATAAAACAGTCTTAAACCCAATGATCAGCTTTAGCTGACATACACATTTAAACCTCTACATTGGCAGTAGCAGAACCCGTCAAGGCCAGTCATGTCTCGTTCATTTTCAGCATAGTTTGGACATTAGGACGTAAAGACATTAGAATGGTTCTTCCAAACAGTTTTCACACTGTTTCTTTCAAACAAATTATACAGGTGTCAATTCCATCACCAGAAGTATCACCCAGCAATCAACAAGGAATTACACTGTACATTGAAAAGGAATTTTTTACACGTACAAAACAGTTAgaggttataaaaaaaaaaaaaagaagcagttcCAAGTAGCCTccagtcactgtgctgtatttttACATGTCTGTTCAAAATACAATAAGGAATGCCTGGAGAACTATAAACTGCGCCAATACGAGCACTGAAAAATTGTCGGCCAACCGCCTTCTATTCACTCCTTAAACTCAAAATAAACAAGTATGTGGAAAACGGAAACAGGATGGTCTGTCTCCAAAATatggagattttttaaaatgaggaatTATCAGGTTATTCCTTGATAATAAATGGACATTCTCACACTCAGTGTATAAAgtaaattatgttttcatgAAACATGAGTACATTTGTCAGGCAtattatgcaggatttttaccttagaaaatataattaagtgAAAAAGCTCAGGCAGGGGTTCCCATTACGCTGATTGCAACCGACCAGTCGATCGCAGGGCCCAGCAGGTAGATcgccatttcatttaaaaaatgcatcagataaaattctaattcttcctgttttcatcCCCCTTCCCTACATCTTCTGCCTGACAAGCACGCTTGATTGACTTGAAATGTAGccaatctgctgctgttgagaACTTTGTTACATTAAGTGTCATGATATAGACACAATTGTGCACTCGATTTCATGGTATGGTCACGTAAAGGTCCAATATAGCAGCAATATAGCAACACGATAACATGCATTTGCTTTCAATATTCGACAGATAATGGTGTGAATCTGTGAATTTGTCCAGATATGATGCTGGTCTAATGATTTTCTATATAATTTGGCGTATAGTTTTCCATGATAGTAATAAACTTGCAATTGGCGCAGGGCAATCATGGTGGTGACACGATCAGCTCCATTTCAGGTTTCGCTTTCAATATCCGATGggtaatggtgttttaaatctaAACTGGGATTTTAGTTTGTCCAGATGTGACGCTGGTCTAACaattttacttttatgccaatacagctaGCCTACAATTCACTTGATTTTAGAAATACACACATGGTCCTGGAAAACTTAGTTAGGCTAGTTCAGCTGGGAGCTCTGCCCAACACTATCGCTCTACTacacacacatcaaaaacaaacaaacaaacaaaaaaacattggctTACGGTTGTAcgcaatgtttatttttttattaattgtccaaaaataaaattgttggaTTAGCTTAAAATTATAGACATGTTGCACGCAATTACAAGGTGTAAATTTAAAGTAGATTtcgtgggggaaaaaaaaaaaaaaaacacttcccacattGGGTGGGCTTCTAGGAGTTTTCACCTGAATTAATTCTCCTGGGGGCATTTAAATGACTTGCGGTCaaaaagtgtttatttaaaCCAGAACTTGTGCTGTAACACTTGCCACACTGAATGCATTTGTGCGGCTTTTCACCTGTGTGACTTCTCTGGTGGATATTTAACTTGTATATCGTGGAAAAGCACTTCCCGCACTGAGGACACGTATAGGATTTTTCATCTGTATGAATAATCTTGTGGCAATTTAAAGCACTTGAttgtgaaaaacacttcccacactgattacatttgtagggcttttcacctgtatgaattctcaggtgtatACTTAATTCAGAActtgaaataaagcatttctcacactgtgtacacttgtatggcttttcaccggtatgaattctcaggtgtgtATTCAAGGAAGATTTTGTATTAAAACACTTGTCACAATCCGTACACTTGTACGGCATTTcgcctgtatgaattctcagatGTACATTTAAAGAAGAATTTGACctaaaacacttcccacactgaatgCATTTGCAGGGTTTTTCACcagtatgaattctctggtggatatttaaatttgatattgtggaaaagcacttcccacagtGAGGACATTTGTTGGGATTTTCATCTGTATGAATCATCCTGTGGCAATTTAAAGCACTTgtttgggaaaaacacttcccacaaacagtacatttgtagggcttttcacctgtatgaattctctggtggctAATTAAATTACACCTTTGGGAAAAGCATTTCCCACATTGTGTACACTTGTGGgacttttcacctgtatgaattctcaagTGGCTATTTAAATTAGATATTGTGGAAAAGCATTTCCCACACTGGGGACatttgttggcattttcaccAGTATGAATCATCCTATGGCAATTTAAAGCACTTGTTTGGGAAAAACACATCCCACACTGATTACATTTGTAAGGCTTTTCACCCGTATGAATTCTCCAGTGGCTATTTAAACGACGCATTTgggaaaagcacttcccacattgagtacatttgtatggcttttcacctgtatgaattctcaggtgtaaATTCAAATCAGATTTTCTGCTAAACCCCTTCTGACACTGTGGACACTTGtttggcttttcacctgtatgaatttcCATTTCAACTGTACTTTTCTGGACAATTCTGGTtagattattttcattgtttgtgtCACAGTGATTATTTAAGTCCGCAGAAGTCAGCAGATCAtgaattttttctgttttacagttTGGGTTTGGCTCTCCTGCACAGTGCCATGGTTCAGTCTGCTCTTTGTGACCAACACCAGCTCCAGTCTTCACAGTATTCATGAGATCACTCACTAAACTTTCACTGGATTCACACTTCAATGGATCAGatttaatattaatacaatCAATATCCTGTAAGTTACTGATGTGTTCGGCCTTAAGGTATCCTCCATCATCAGTCtctgttttgatttggtcaGGGTGCAGATTGGTTATATACCCCAGATCTGTACTGTCTAGGTTCTCGGTCTTAAAAAGATCCCCAATTTGAGTCAAACCCaaatcagtttctgttttaatcagtggtgtgtgtgtgtggtgcacatcactgaccccgctgtgtgctgtaacacactctggctccagtgtgttgagtcctggtgcagcacaatctgtctctgactctgccatgtggacagactccagtccactgagttcctcttctttctgtctgatcctgtgctgctcagtgagctctggtagtgttgtctcagtgtcctgtctcagacagactcctgcctACATCATACTGCTGCTCAAAGGTGTGCAGAAGTGCAGCTCCTGGAGGGAAACCGGGGAAGGGATTTAGTCTTAATCATACAGATCCTACTGGAGCAGTTGACACATTCTTTACTCTCTTTAGTCCTGCAGATGCCTCACCGACCACAGGGGGCACTCTTACATTATGAGGTGGGGAAAACCCTGCATCTTGCTCTATTGCACTTGTGCGACTGTCACTGTATTGTAATCCGTTATAGGACCGTTCAATAAATTAGTGTACAGTACATTCCAGATTTTTCAGATTTGGACAAGCCTCTCAATGAAGCATCGAAGGGCGGCCAAACTAGTGCAGGCCCAGTGATGCGCACACCGGAAATGGAAGAATCCTCAGCGCTCTGAAAACTGccctggctctctctccagctctgaaTTCATGAAGAATAAGTCATGTCCCTGATGGACACATGCTGAGCCAgtcacaaaggaaaaaaaaaatcgacaAGTCTGTATAACAACAGGCGACAGAAAAATGACTTTCGGGCAAGAAGAAATGCAGCAGCTGATGAGGTAACAGCATGGAAAGGGTTAAAATGTATCCTTGCATCAGTATTTCCTGCGCACATCACACTGAAGAAGGAATTTGGATGTTCGGAGATAAAGTAATTGCTCCAACAGTTTATCGTAATGGGTTATACtataacactgggcattttggAACAGTGAAGAGTAGTATGCCATCTGAACACTAGTATGCCATCCGCAAGGGTGCaacttgattgattgattgaaaccTTTATTGCAGGGAAGTCCCACTGAGACCAAGGTCTCTTTTTCAGAGGAGCCCTGATTACaatataaacatttacagtgacagttttacaaaacataaattACAGTTAAGATACAAGGAATTCACATACAC
Protein-coding sequences here:
- the LOC118219981 gene encoding zinc finger protein 2 homolog, yielding MAESETDCAAPGLNTLEPECVTAHSGVSDVHHTHTPLIKTETDLGLTQIGDLFKTENLDSTDLGYITNLHPDQIKTETDDGGYLKAEHISNLQDIDCINIKSDPLKCESSESLVSDLMNTVKTGAGVGHKEQTEPWHCAGEPNPNCKTEKIHDLLTSADLNNHCDTNNENNLTRIVQKSTVEMEIHTGEKPNKCPQCQKGFSRKSDLNLHLRIHTGEKPYKCTQCGKCFSQMRRLNSHWRIHTGEKPYKCNQCGMCFSQTSALNCHRMIHTGENANKCPQCGKCFSTISNLNSHLRIHTGEKSHKCTQCGKCFSQRCNLISHQRIHTGEKPYKCTVCGKCFSQTSALNCHRMIHTDENPNKCPHCGKCFSTISNLNIHQRIHTGEKPCKCIQCGKCFRSNSSLNVHLRIHTGEMPYKCTDCDKCFNTKSSLNTHLRIHTGEKPYKCTQCEKCFISSSELSIHLRIHTGEKPYKCNQCGKCFSQSSALNCHKIIHTDEKSYTCPQCGKCFSTIYKLNIHQRSHTGEKPHKCIQCGKCYSTSSGLNKHFLTASHLNAPRRINSGENS